One genomic window of Plasmodium vivax scf_7132 genomic scaffold, whole genome shotgun sequence includes the following:
- a CDS encoding variable surface protein Vir16-related (encoded by transcript PVX_104185A), translating to MLVKFLENNPPLENNQNITCNRCKLLSYWIYQELQKIFGGHYTKCHDAYSKLQLMWSHAIKDKKYKDDNICQLEIFTNFGDKWELKQKFYEYCEDYEYINVRSEIKYSFCEDYHNYIDKKFISYSDIDKDFVKQKIIECSSAYRKRESCRVNFDLVELLKNKDTLKVKGSKAAHSDRRHDEDVQGKKAEESNAFWKFVGHYDKSGEFKLNTSPSHIVTYVSSLIIISIVSFHLFKLTPWGSRSRKRTQREYKIMNDFSEENNEPLLNNSEHPDKVEQGEKVRIAYSPV from the exons ATgcttgtaaaatttttagaaaataatcCTCCATTagaaaataatcaaaatattACTTGTAATCGTTGTAAACTTTTGAGTTACTGGATCTACcaagaattgcaaaaaatatttggtGGTCATTATACGAAATGCCATGATGCTTATTCTAAACTCCAGCTTATGTGGAGCCATGCAATAAAagataagaaatataaagaTGATAACATATGTCAACttgaaatttttacaaattttggTGATAAATGGGAATTGAAACagaaattttatgaatactGCGAAGACtatgaatatattaatgtaagaagtgaaataaaatattctttcTGCGAAGATTATCATAACTACATTGATAAAAAGTTTATATCGTATTCTGATATTGACAAGGATTTCGTGAAACAAAAGATAATAGAATGTTCAAGTGCTTATAGAAAGAGGGAAAGTTGTAGGGTCAATTTTGACCTAGTTGAACTGCTGAAAAACAAAGACACTCTAAAAGTAAAAGGCTCTAAAGCAGCTCATTCTGATCGAAGACATGACGAAGACGtacaagggaaaaaagctGAAGAATCTAATGCTTTTTGGAAATTCGTAGGACATTATGATAAATCTGGGGAATTTAAGTTGAACACTTCACCTTCTCATATTGTCACATATGTTTCatcattaataataatatccATTGTATcatttcacctttttaaa CTCACTCCTTGGGGATCACGTTCTAGAAAACGAACGCAACGCGAATATAAAATCATGAATGATTTTAGTGAAGAAAACAACGAACCacttttaaataattcagAGCATCCTGATAAGGTTGAGCAAGGTGAAAAAGTTCGTATAGCCTACTCTCCGGTTTGA
- a CDS encoding variable surface protein Vir12, putative (encoded by transcript PVX_104180A), producing MLNLMMMGATMSGKVNKPAGKDKTEEIGNFKDNCLFLKYWVFDEISKMNNDDLTNLNIIPVIDKLNYIQYHLNKKSEINICHNNYYEYINYSKEEKMLYEYFKDFDAIEKYINSVNNEESKFITYINNIKGIYKKKKDKEHCCDKNYDLCYSYFQCHPKYDPSNLLLLLDKVKKLTQKASDESGQTSDTEQNANPLTTKYRTTIHNVKCLINYGARNDGYAFLSCYNIGKGYPNVEHIFTPTEEEKKKASEELGKDPKVSEDNEQARSELLAQDDSKLQSAASDKGGRVAKSTTPKIGIPESLKGYTFLGEYVRREAKENYGKYQLGRRIAQLFSGIGNTNNAGNTEIKVNCSNSRIEEGKLICVNLQDGKEEYVYEKGIITGSIY from the exons ATGCTAAATTTGATGATGATGGG TGCTACTATGTCTGGGAAAGTTAATAAACCTGCAGGAAAGGATAAAACTGAAGAAATTGGTAATTTTAAGGATAATTGTTTGTTTCTGAAATATTGGGTATTTGATGAAATaagtaaaatgaataatGATGACTTGACGAATTTAAATATCATTCCCGTAATAGATAAACTAAATTATATACAATAccatttgaataaaaaatctgaaataaacatttgtcataataattattatgaatatataaattattcgaaagaagaaaaaatgctatacgaatattttaaagattttgatgctatagaaaaatatattaattctgtaaataatgaagaaagcAAATTTATTACttacattaataatattaaaggaatttacaagaaaaaaaaagacaaggAACATTGTTGTGATAAAAACTATGATCTTTGTTATAGTTATTTCCAATGTCATCCAAAATATGATCCCAGTAACCTTTTACTTTTATTGGATAAAGTTAAAAAGCTTACTCAAAAAGCATCAGATGAAAGTGGACAAACTAGTGATACGGAACAAAACGCTAATCCACTCACCACAAAATATAGAACTACAATTCACAACGTTAAatgtttaataaattatggtGCCAGGAATGATGGTTATGCATTTTTATCATGCTATAATATAGGAAAAGGGTATCCAAATGTTGAACATATATTTACACCtacagaagaagaaaaaaaaaaggcttctGAAGAACTTGGAAAAGATCCTAAAGTCAGTGAAGATAATGAACAAGCAAGATCTGAGCTTTTAGCTCAGGATGATTCCAAATTACAATCTGCAGCATCAGATAAGGGTGGAAGAGTTGCTAAGAGTACAACACCAAAAATAGGAATACCAGAGTCATTAAAGGGTTACACTTTTTTAGGTGAATACGTGAGAAGGGAAGCAAAGGAGAATTATGGAAAATATCAGTTAGGTCGCAGAATAGCACAGTTATTTTCAGGAATAGGAAATACGAATAATGCGGGAAACACTGAAATTAAAGTAAATTGTTCGAATTCAAGAATCGAGGAAGGGAAACTAATATGTGTTAACTTACAAGATGGGAAGGAAGAATATGTATACGAGAAAGGAATAATAACAGGAA GTATATACTAA